A region from the Variovorax sp. V93 genome encodes:
- a CDS encoding tripartite tricarboxylate transporter substrate-binding protein, whose translation MKKLFALAAIVLAAGAHAQDFPAGKPVTIVVPFAAGGPTDRVARDLAEALRKPLGGASVIIDNVPGAGSSIGAAKVARAAPDGYTLLLNHIAMATVPTLVRNLPFKVESDFEYLGIVNDVPMTLIAKPSLPAGNYAELAGWIAANKGRINIGNAGIGSASHLCGLLFQSATKTEMTPVPYKGTAPAITDLIGGQIDLLCDQTTNTSPQIEAKKVKAYAVTTPRRLAMPLLKDLPTLDEAGLKNFQVTIWHGLYAPKGTPAPVLKKLNDALKVALKDPDFIKREEGLGAVVAADGRIEPEGHRKFVAAEIAKWSPIIKAAGVYAD comes from the coding sequence ATGAAGAAACTGTTCGCCCTTGCGGCAATCGTCCTGGCCGCCGGCGCGCATGCGCAGGACTTTCCCGCGGGCAAGCCCGTGACCATCGTCGTGCCCTTTGCCGCGGGCGGCCCGACCGACCGCGTGGCGCGCGACCTGGCCGAGGCATTGCGCAAGCCTCTGGGCGGCGCCAGCGTGATCATCGACAACGTGCCCGGTGCCGGCAGCTCCATCGGTGCGGCCAAGGTGGCGCGCGCCGCGCCCGACGGCTACACGCTGCTCTTGAACCACATCGCGATGGCCACCGTGCCCACGCTGGTGCGCAACCTGCCGTTCAAGGTCGAGAGCGACTTCGAATACCTCGGCATCGTCAACGACGTGCCGATGACGCTGATCGCCAAGCCGAGCCTTCCGGCCGGCAACTACGCGGAGCTTGCCGGCTGGATCGCCGCCAACAAGGGCCGGATCAACATCGGCAACGCGGGCATCGGCTCGGCCTCGCACCTGTGCGGGCTGCTCTTCCAGAGCGCGACCAAGACCGAGATGACGCCCGTGCCCTACAAGGGCACCGCACCGGCCATCACCGACCTGATCGGCGGGCAGATCGACCTGCTGTGCGACCAGACCACCAACACCTCGCCGCAGATCGAGGCGAAGAAGGTCAAGGCCTATGCGGTCACCACGCCCAGGCGCCTCGCGATGCCGCTGCTGAAGGACCTGCCCACGCTCGACGAGGCCGGGCTGAAGAACTTCCAGGTCACCATCTGGCATGGCCTGTACGCGCCCAAGGGAACACCGGCGCCGGTGCTGAAGAAGCTCAACGATGCACTGAAGGTGGCGTTGAAGGACCCTGACTTCATCAAGCGCGAAGAAGGCCTGGGTGCCGTGGTGGCCGCCGATGGCCGCATCGAGCCCGAGGGCCACAGGAAGTTCGTGGCGGCCGAGATCGCCAAGTGGAGCCCCATCATCAAGGCCGCGGGCGTCTACGCGGACTGA
- a CDS encoding tannase/feruloyl esterase family alpha/beta hydrolase, with product MRTPRPSSMIRAAFRACRPLGTAIGLSLVLAACGGGGGGGGGGGGGGGGGGGGGGFFFPVPPAGSNGPPDADPPDNVPPPPVVPVLSCAELAGKSLSASAIGLPTQGATVTSATPVAAGDAGNLMGDYCRVRGTIQPVDPASQAINFALNLPGKWNRKTIHFGGGGFDGVLIDGTETIRFGPAGKPAPLALGYATYGDDSGHQASSITDGRFAANDEQLANYGGLSLKKTRDVAQALVLAHYGVKPKKAYFLGTSTGGRDALGYVQRWPLDYDGIIANEPALNYTGTRLSNVAAGRALYGNGGAGWMNVAKTLLVQKAAMQACDKLDGAADNIVSNVESCRQLNAPILASLRCSGGLDTGDTCLSDAQIATVRTIESPLEFTRYTLANGVRRAGGYNLLEGALVAGPYTTRDLGTRKVPANPATSADANMYVTGDQWVKYFVTRIDSFDTLGFDPLDPAGYTARVVEVSKLTDATNPDLAPFFAHGGRIIMLHGLADEVISPNSTIDYYRQLVATLGQAAVDESVRFYTVPGMGHGTGVFIPNWDSLAALEAWVEEGLAPATGVAVDAVAGTYGRTRPLCRFPSWPRYRGSGSLDAAVNYSCVTEVGDPLACPNLPAAATAYKGGNGFGEELSVLVDPATMAYTVTIDASLQRAAGTQRSGTLVAQGQCSYASAESGAVFSFSPGGVLLGGVNAPAGGGFTPLLAFQATFENAATPTVFNPVANIFNAVGVQQGSGAAVAHASSVRLRNAGTFQYCRDAASGSFMAYDPSCTQTEKGYISYNAARNAFDLRTTSPTGGATTTGGTLTGSMVIGLVNGSAVPLHLVRESAASTGLRLLAPQQSLLAGAADGSYAMASVQGESREATVAGSAFNLGGAAAVLSYDTPVPGVVQADAGRPGNFIFTHGVLGFVSASGTAAALELGARH from the coding sequence ATGCGCACACCGCGCCCCTCATCGATGATTCGCGCCGCTTTCCGCGCCTGCCGCCCGCTCGGCACCGCGATCGGCCTTTCCCTGGTCCTGGCCGCGTGCGGCGGTGGCGGTGGTGGTGGTGGTGGTGGAGGTGGAGGTGGAGGTGGAGGTGGAGGGGGCGGCGGCTTCTTCTTCCCGGTGCCGCCCGCCGGCAGCAACGGCCCGCCCGACGCCGACCCGCCGGACAACGTGCCGCCGCCCCCCGTGGTGCCGGTGCTCTCGTGCGCGGAGCTGGCCGGCAAGAGCCTGAGCGCTTCGGCGATCGGCCTGCCCACGCAGGGCGCCACCGTCACCAGCGCCACGCCCGTGGCCGCGGGCGACGCCGGCAACCTGATGGGCGACTACTGCCGCGTGCGCGGCACCATCCAGCCCGTCGACCCTGCCTCCCAGGCGATCAACTTTGCGCTCAACCTGCCCGGGAAGTGGAACCGGAAGACCATCCACTTCGGCGGCGGTGGTTTCGACGGCGTGCTCATCGACGGCACCGAGACCATCCGCTTCGGCCCGGCCGGCAAGCCCGCGCCGCTCGCGCTCGGCTATGCCACCTACGGCGATGATTCGGGCCACCAGGCGAGCAGCATCACCGACGGCCGCTTCGCGGCCAACGACGAGCAGCTGGCCAACTACGGCGGCCTGTCGCTCAAGAAGACCCGCGACGTGGCGCAGGCGCTGGTGCTCGCGCACTACGGCGTGAAGCCGAAGAAGGCCTACTTCCTCGGCACCTCCACCGGCGGGCGCGATGCGCTCGGCTACGTGCAGCGCTGGCCGCTCGACTACGACGGCATCATCGCCAACGAGCCCGCGCTCAACTACACGGGCACGCGGCTGTCGAACGTGGCGGCGGGGCGTGCGCTCTACGGCAACGGCGGTGCCGGCTGGATGAACGTGGCCAAGACGCTGCTGGTGCAGAAGGCCGCGATGCAGGCCTGCGACAAGCTCGACGGCGCGGCCGACAACATCGTGAGCAACGTGGAAAGCTGCCGCCAGCTCAATGCGCCCATCCTTGCATCGCTGCGCTGCAGCGGCGGGCTGGACACCGGCGACACCTGCCTGTCGGACGCGCAGATCGCCACCGTGCGCACCATCGAGTCGCCGCTTGAGTTCACCCGCTACACGCTCGCCAACGGCGTGCGCCGCGCGGGCGGCTACAACCTGCTCGAGGGTGCGCTCGTGGCCGGGCCGTACACCACGCGCGACCTCGGCACGCGCAAAGTGCCGGCCAATCCGGCCACCTCGGCCGATGCCAACATGTACGTCACCGGCGACCAGTGGGTGAAGTACTTCGTCACGCGCATCGACAGCTTCGACACGCTCGGCTTCGATCCGCTGGACCCGGCCGGCTACACGGCGCGCGTCGTGGAGGTGTCGAAGCTCACCGATGCCACCAATCCGGACCTCGCACCCTTCTTCGCGCACGGCGGGCGCATCATCATGCTGCATGGCCTGGCCGACGAAGTGATCAGCCCCAACTCCACCATCGACTACTACCGGCAGCTCGTCGCCACGCTGGGACAGGCCGCGGTGGACGAGAGCGTGCGCTTCTACACCGTGCCCGGCATGGGCCATGGCACGGGGGTGTTCATTCCCAACTGGGATTCGCTCGCGGCGCTCGAAGCCTGGGTGGAGGAGGGCCTGGCGCCCGCCACCGGCGTGGCGGTGGACGCCGTGGCCGGCACCTATGGCCGCACGCGCCCGCTGTGCCGCTTTCCGTCGTGGCCCAGGTACCGCGGCAGCGGCAGCCTCGACGCGGCGGTCAACTACAGCTGCGTGACCGAGGTGGGCGATCCGCTGGCCTGTCCGAACCTGCCCGCGGCCGCCACGGCCTACAAGGGCGGCAACGGCTTCGGCGAAGAGCTCAGCGTGCTGGTCGACCCCGCCACCATGGCCTACACCGTGACCATCGACGCCAGCCTGCAGCGCGCCGCCGGCACGCAGCGCAGCGGCACGCTGGTGGCGCAGGGCCAGTGCAGCTACGCCAGTGCGGAGAGCGGCGCGGTCTTCAGCTTCTCGCCGGGTGGCGTGCTGCTCGGCGGCGTGAACGCGCCGGCCGGCGGCGGCTTCACGCCGCTGCTGGCTTTCCAGGCCACCTTCGAGAACGCGGCCACGCCCACGGTGTTCAACCCGGTGGCGAACATCTTCAATGCGGTGGGCGTGCAGCAGGGCAGCGGCGCCGCGGTGGCGCATGCCTCGTCGGTGCGACTGCGCAACGCGGGCACCTTCCAGTACTGCCGCGACGCGGCCAGCGGCAGCTTCATGGCCTACGACCCCAGCTGCACGCAGACCGAGAAGGGCTACATCAGCTACAACGCCGCACGCAACGCCTTCGACCTGCGCACCACCTCGCCGACGGGCGGCGCCACCACCACGGGCGGCACGCTCACCGGCTCGATGGTGATCGGCCTGGTCAACGGCAGCGCGGTGCCGCTGCACCTGGTGCGCGAATCCGCCGCCAGCACCGGGCTGCGGCTGCTGGCGCCGCAGCAGAGCCTGCTGGCGGGCGCGGCCGACGGCAGCTACGCCATGGCCAGCGTGCAAGGCGAAAGCCGCGAGGCCACGGTGGCAGGCAGCGCCTTCAACCTGGGCGGCGCCGCCGCGGTACTGAGCTACGACACGCCGGTGCCCGGGGTGGTGCAGGCCGACGCGGGGCGGCCCGGCAATTTCATCTTCACCCACGGCGTTCTCGGCTTCGTCTCCGCATCGGGAACGGCCGCGGCGCTGGAACTCGGAGCACGGCATTGA
- a CDS encoding TetR/AcrR family transcriptional regulator, translating into MDISALPARERILLTAHELFYADGIRATGIDRVIAASGVTKVTFYRHFPSKDDLVRAFLDHRHARWMAWFVDALGRRGAHERAGDAGALLLLADVMAEWFADPEFRGCAFINSVAEVGGSVEGAAQRAREHKREMVEVIAGLLPAALPARMALAQTAALGVDGAIVKAQMGGAALAREAVDDLRRLLEALAATLHR; encoded by the coding sequence ATGGACATCTCCGCACTGCCCGCACGCGAACGCATCCTGCTCACGGCGCACGAGCTCTTCTATGCCGATGGGATCCGCGCCACCGGCATCGACCGCGTCATTGCCGCCTCGGGCGTCACCAAGGTCACCTTCTACCGGCACTTCCCGTCGAAGGACGACCTGGTGCGCGCCTTTCTCGATCACCGGCATGCGCGATGGATGGCGTGGTTCGTGGATGCACTGGGACGCCGCGGCGCGCACGAACGCGCTGGCGATGCCGGTGCCTTGCTGCTGCTTGCCGACGTGATGGCCGAATGGTTCGCCGACCCCGAATTTCGCGGCTGCGCCTTCATCAACTCGGTGGCCGAGGTGGGCGGCAGCGTGGAGGGCGCCGCGCAGCGTGCGCGCGAACACAAGCGCGAGATGGTGGAGGTCATTGCCGGCCTGCTGCCCGCGGCCTTGCCCGCACGCATGGCGCTCGCCCAGACCGCGGCGCTGGGCGTGGACGGCGCCATCGTCAAGGCGCAGATGGGCGGCGCGGCCCTGGCGCGCGAAGCGGTGGACGATCTGCGGCGCCTGCTCGAGGCACTGGCCGCCACGCTGCATCGATAA
- a CDS encoding PAS domain S-box protein: METPVLNPTASHPLWQHQLGLLLESTGEGIFGIDLDGHCMFINRAGAQMLGHEARDVIGSNMHELTHHSHPDGSHYADTDCPIFNAFRRGLPCRIDTEVFWRRDGSAFAVEYSSHPIMDGAQVRGAVITFVDITERRRQAEALQQAKDELGLRVQERTRELSDALVQLRELSAWLDKVREDERTRIAREVHDELGSLLVALKMDVNWIGKRLGEQQERTPDAAQAMRDQMRGKCGNMSQLIERAVDNVGRIITDLRPSILDHQGLWAALEWQANEFVQSAELVLQWHFDVPAGVELPEPAAIAVFRIFQEMLSNVGRHAKARSLGIRIGVEDTQLSISVRDDGVGAPVQAFEAATSYGVLGMRERARHFGGRIEIDSRVGEGSTFCLHLPLPV; the protein is encoded by the coding sequence ATGGAGACACCCGTACTGAACCCCACCGCCAGCCACCCGCTCTGGCAGCACCAATTGGGGTTGCTGCTCGAATCGACCGGCGAGGGCATCTTCGGCATCGACCTCGACGGCCATTGCATGTTCATCAACCGGGCCGGCGCGCAGATGCTGGGGCATGAGGCGCGCGACGTGATCGGCAGCAACATGCACGAGCTCACGCACCATTCGCATCCCGATGGCTCGCACTACGCCGACACGGACTGTCCCATCTTCAACGCCTTTCGCCGCGGCCTGCCGTGCCGCATCGACACCGAGGTGTTCTGGCGCCGCGACGGCAGCGCCTTCGCGGTGGAGTATTCGAGCCATCCGATCATGGACGGCGCGCAGGTGCGCGGCGCCGTGATCACCTTCGTCGACATCACCGAGCGCCGCCGCCAGGCCGAGGCGCTGCAGCAGGCCAAGGACGAGCTCGGCCTGCGCGTGCAGGAGCGCACGCGCGAGCTGAGCGATGCGCTGGTGCAGCTGCGCGAGCTCTCGGCCTGGCTCGACAAGGTGCGCGAAGATGAACGCACGCGCATCGCCCGCGAGGTGCACGACGAGCTCGGCAGCCTGCTGGTGGCGCTCAAGATGGATGTCAACTGGATCGGCAAGCGCCTGGGCGAGCAGCAGGAGCGCACGCCCGATGCGGCGCAGGCCATGCGCGACCAGATGCGCGGCAAGTGCGGCAACATGAGCCAGCTGATCGAGCGCGCGGTCGACAACGTGGGCCGCATCATCACCGACCTGCGCCCCAGCATCCTCGACCACCAGGGCCTGTGGGCGGCGCTCGAATGGCAGGCGAACGAGTTCGTGCAGTCGGCCGAGCTGGTGCTGCAGTGGCACTTCGACGTGCCCGCGGGGGTGGAGCTGCCCGAGCCTGCGGCCATTGCGGTGTTCCGGATCTTCCAGGAGATGCTCAGCAACGTCGGGCGCCATGCGAAGGCGCGCAGCCTCGGCATCCGCATCGGCGTCGAAGACACGCAACTGAGCATCAGCGTGCGCGACGATGGCGTGGGCGCGCCGGTCCAGGCCTTCGAGGCCGCCACTTCCTACGGGGTGCTCGGCATGCGGGAACGAGCGCGTCACTTCGGCGGGCGCATCGAGATCGACAGCCGCGTGGGCGAGGGCAGCACTTTCTGCCTGCATCTGCCGTTGCCGGTATAG
- a CDS encoding alpha-hydroxy acid oxidase → MPDLSKITCIEDLRVIAKRRVPKMFYDYADSGAWTESTYRANESDFQKIKLRQRVAVNMEGRSTRSTMIGQEVAMPVAIAPTGLTGMQHADGEILGARAAKAFGIPFTLSTMSICSLEDIAEHTGRHPFWFQLYVMKDRDFIERLIERARAANVSALQLTLDLQILGQRHKDIKNGLSTPPKPTIANMINLATKPHWCLGMLGTKRRTFGNIAGHAKGVKDLSSLSSWTAEQFDPALSWADVEWIKKRWGGKLILKGIMDAEDARLAVASGADALIVSNHGGRQLDGAPSSIAALPAIVDAVGREIEVWMDGGIRSGQDVLKARALGARGTLIGRSFLYGLGAYGQAGVTRALQIIHKELDITMAFCGRTNIENVDSGILLPGTF, encoded by the coding sequence GTGCCCGACCTTTCCAAGATCACCTGCATCGAAGACCTGCGGGTGATCGCCAAGCGGCGTGTGCCCAAGATGTTCTACGACTACGCCGATTCCGGCGCGTGGACCGAAAGCACCTACCGCGCCAACGAGAGCGACTTCCAGAAAATCAAGCTGCGCCAGCGCGTGGCCGTGAACATGGAAGGCCGCTCCACGCGCTCCACCATGATCGGGCAGGAGGTTGCCATGCCGGTGGCCATTGCGCCCACCGGCCTCACGGGCATGCAGCATGCCGACGGCGAGATCCTGGGCGCGCGCGCGGCCAAGGCCTTCGGCATTCCGTTCACGCTCTCGACCATGAGCATCTGCTCGCTCGAGGACATTGCCGAGCACACCGGGCGGCATCCGTTCTGGTTCCAGCTCTATGTGATGAAGGACCGCGACTTCATCGAGCGCCTGATCGAGCGCGCCCGCGCCGCGAACGTGTCGGCGCTGCAGCTCACGCTCGACCTGCAGATCCTCGGCCAGCGCCACAAGGACATCAAGAACGGCCTGTCGACGCCGCCCAAGCCGACCATCGCCAACATGATCAACCTGGCGACCAAGCCGCACTGGTGCCTGGGCATGCTCGGCACCAAACGCCGCACCTTCGGCAACATCGCGGGCCACGCCAAGGGCGTGAAGGACCTGTCGTCGCTGTCGTCCTGGACCGCCGAGCAGTTCGACCCGGCGCTCAGCTGGGCCGACGTGGAATGGATCAAGAAGCGCTGGGGGGGCAAGCTGATCCTCAAGGGCATCATGGACGCCGAAGACGCGCGCCTGGCCGTCGCGAGCGGCGCCGACGCGCTCATCGTCTCCAACCACGGCGGCCGCCAGCTCGACGGCGCGCCCTCTTCCATCGCGGCGCTGCCGGCCATCGTCGATGCCGTGGGCCGCGAGATCGAGGTGTGGATGGACGGCGGCATCCGCAGCGGGCAGGACGTGCTCAAGGCCCGCGCGCTCGGCGCCCGCGGCACGCTGATCGGCCGCAGCTTTCTCTACGGCCTGGGCGCCTACGGCCAGGCCGGCGTGACGCGCGCGCTGCAGATCATCCACAAGGAACTCGACATCACCATGGCCTTTTGCGGGCGCACGAATATCGAGAACGTGGATTCGGGCATCCTGCTGCCGGGGACCTTCTAG
- a CDS encoding MFS family transporter — MSAATSISGISSAPASPPPPPHYTAEEKRHRVFSIMAASSGNLVEWFDFYVYAFSALYFASSFFPKSDPTVQLLNTAGVFAAGFLMRPIGGWLFGRIADKVGRKTSLLISVSMMCGGSLVIAFLPTYAQIGAWAPFLLLVCRLFQGLSVGGEYGTTATYMSEVALRGQRGFYSSFQYVTLIGGQLLAVLVIVVLEQLLTEAELKAWGWRIPFVIGAVAAVVALLLRRTLHETQSAEAKANKEAGTMTGLFKHHMPAFLTVLGFTAGGSLIFYTFTTYMQKYLVNTVHLPIKTASYVMTGALFLYMCMQPLFGALSDRIGRRNNMLLFGGLGALATVPILTALQHTTNAVAAFALIIAALAIVSFYTSISGIVKAEMFPPEVRALGVGLAYAVANAIFGGSAEYVALGLKSLGHESAFFWYVTAMMVIAFLVSLRLPRQASYLHHDH; from the coding sequence ATGAGCGCAGCCACTTCCATTTCCGGGATCTCTTCGGCCCCCGCATCGCCTCCCCCACCGCCCCACTACACCGCAGAAGAAAAACGCCACCGCGTCTTCTCGATCATGGCCGCCTCCTCGGGCAACCTGGTCGAGTGGTTCGACTTCTACGTGTATGCCTTCTCGGCGCTGTATTTCGCGTCGTCCTTCTTTCCCAAGTCGGACCCGACGGTGCAGCTCCTGAACACCGCCGGCGTGTTCGCGGCAGGCTTCCTGATGCGGCCGATCGGCGGCTGGCTGTTCGGGCGCATCGCCGACAAGGTCGGGCGCAAGACCTCGCTGCTGATCTCGGTCTCGATGATGTGCGGCGGCTCGCTGGTGATTGCCTTCCTGCCCACCTATGCGCAGATCGGCGCCTGGGCGCCTTTCCTGCTGCTGGTCTGCCGGCTGTTCCAGGGCCTGTCGGTGGGCGGCGAATACGGCACCACCGCCACCTACATGAGCGAGGTCGCGCTGCGCGGGCAGCGCGGCTTCTACTCGTCGTTCCAGTACGTCACGCTCATTGGCGGGCAGCTGCTGGCGGTGCTGGTGATCGTGGTGCTCGAGCAGCTGCTCACCGAAGCCGAGCTCAAGGCCTGGGGCTGGCGCATTCCGTTCGTCATCGGCGCCGTGGCCGCGGTGGTGGCGCTGCTGCTGCGGCGCACGCTGCACGAAACGCAAAGCGCCGAGGCCAAGGCCAACAAGGAGGCTGGCACCATGACCGGGCTCTTCAAGCACCACATGCCGGCCTTCCTGACGGTGCTGGGCTTCACGGCCGGCGGTTCGCTGATCTTCTACACCTTCACCACCTACATGCAGAAGTACCTGGTGAACACGGTGCACCTGCCGATCAAGACCGCGAGCTACGTGATGACCGGCGCGCTCTTCCTCTACATGTGCATGCAGCCGCTGTTCGGCGCGCTGTCGGACCGCATCGGGCGGCGCAACAACATGCTGCTGTTCGGCGGGCTCGGCGCGCTGGCCACGGTGCCGATCCTCACGGCGCTGCAGCACACCACCAACGCGGTGGCGGCCTTTGCGCTGATCATCGCGGCGCTGGCCATCGTGAGCTTCTACACCTCGATCAGCGGCATCGTGAAGGCCGAGATGTTTCCGCCCGAGGTGCGCGCGCTGGGCGTGGGCCTGGCCTACGCCGTGGCCAACGCGATCTTCGGCGGCTCGGCCGAATACGTGGCGCTGGGGCTCAAGTCGCTGGGCCACGAGTCGGCCTTCTTCTGGTATGTGACCGCGATGATGGTGATCGCCTTCCTCGTGAGCCTGCGGCTGCCGCGGCAGGCGAGCTACCTGCACCACGACCACTGA
- a CDS encoding response regulator — MDDIRVLIGDDHRIVREGLKQMLGDLSNGLPSMTVRAEAQTGPEVLAAVQELGGPDGLDVVLLDIALPGRDGLDVLQALRKDWPTLPVLMLSTYPEKQYAVRCIKLGASGYLNKSADADDMVGAVRKVAAGGLYVSAATAEALAAAVGRNVGQGPEQLSHREHQVYRLLSTGHSVSEIGAQLGLASNTVSTYRARILEKTGTKNDVELALYAERHGKAAPAA, encoded by the coding sequence ATGGACGACATCCGCGTACTCATCGGCGACGACCACCGCATCGTGCGCGAAGGCCTGAAGCAGATGCTCGGCGACCTCTCCAACGGCCTGCCCTCGATGACCGTGCGCGCCGAAGCCCAGACCGGCCCGGAGGTGCTCGCCGCCGTACAGGAACTCGGCGGCCCCGACGGCCTCGACGTGGTGCTGCTCGACATCGCGCTGCCGGGGCGCGACGGCCTCGACGTCTTGCAGGCGTTGCGGAAGGACTGGCCCACGCTTCCGGTGCTGATGCTCAGCACCTACCCGGAGAAGCAGTACGCCGTGCGCTGCATCAAGCTCGGCGCCTCGGGCTACCTCAACAAGAGCGCCGATGCCGACGACATGGTGGGCGCCGTGCGCAAGGTGGCCGCCGGCGGCCTTTATGTCTCCGCGGCCACGGCAGAAGCGCTGGCCGCGGCCGTGGGCCGCAACGTGGGACAGGGCCCCGAGCAGCTCTCGCACCGCGAGCACCAGGTGTACCGCCTGCTCAGTACCGGCCACAGCGTGAGCGAAATTGGTGCGCAGCTCGGCCTCGCGTCCAACACCGTGAGCACCTACCGCGCGCGCATCCTCGAAAAGACCGGCACCAAGAACGACGTCGAGCTCGCGCTGTATGCCGAGCGCCACGGCAAGGCCGCCCCCGCGGCCTGA
- a CDS encoding LysR substrate-binding domain-containing protein, whose protein sequence is MASTRLPSTQGLQAFEAVARLRSVNLAAEELSVTPSAVSHRIRQLETLLELKLFAGNDFGLSADGVAYLARVREAIAALQQVPGREPASQVRRLRVAVTPTFSRQMLLPRLARFRDAYPNIELMLQVTMPVRNMTAEEADLELRFGTGPFHDREFCQLLADDVAPACSPAYLQRHGPFDGFATDAEVSRVQLLRTPLESWRTWFKARGIGLPEPATGHQFNDLGLALDAAAEDFGVVLMHLKLGSAWLENGRLVRLSAESAPSPNAYFLCWRPGAMERWECATFVEWLRQALRD, encoded by the coding sequence ATGGCATCGACGCGACTTCCCTCCACGCAGGGCCTGCAGGCCTTCGAGGCCGTCGCACGGCTGCGCAGCGTGAACCTCGCGGCGGAAGAGCTCAGCGTGACGCCCAGCGCGGTGAGCCACCGCATCCGGCAGCTCGAGACGCTGCTCGAACTCAAGCTTTTCGCAGGCAACGACTTCGGCCTGAGCGCCGACGGCGTGGCCTACCTGGCCCGCGTGCGCGAGGCCATTGCGGCGCTGCAGCAGGTGCCCGGCCGCGAGCCCGCATCTCAGGTGCGGCGGCTGCGGGTGGCCGTCACGCCCACGTTCTCCCGCCAGATGCTGCTGCCCCGGCTCGCGCGCTTTCGCGATGCCTATCCGAACATCGAGCTGATGCTGCAGGTGACCATGCCGGTGCGCAACATGACGGCCGAAGAGGCCGACCTGGAACTGCGCTTCGGCACCGGGCCTTTTCACGACCGCGAGTTCTGCCAATTGCTGGCCGACGACGTGGCGCCCGCCTGCAGCCCGGCGTACCTGCAGCGCCACGGCCCGTTCGACGGCTTTGCGACCGATGCCGAGGTCTCGCGCGTGCAGCTGCTGCGCACGCCGCTCGAGTCGTGGCGCACCTGGTTCAAGGCCCGTGGCATCGGCCTGCCGGAGCCGGCCACAGGCCACCAGTTCAACGACCTGGGGCTGGCGCTCGACGCAGCGGCCGAAGACTTCGGCGTGGTGCTGATGCACCTGAAGCTCGGCAGCGCCTGGCTGGAGAACGGGCGCCTCGTGCGGCTTTCGGCAGAGAGCGCGCCCTCGCCCAACGCCTACTTCCTGTGCTGGCGGCCGGGGGCGATGGAGCGCTGGGAGTGCGCGACCTTCGTCGAATGGCTGCGCCAGGCGCTGCGCGACTGA
- a CDS encoding DUF1348 family protein — protein MESRPPLPPFTLETALKKVQAAEDAWNTRDPVRVSLAYTPDTEWRNRADFVNGREQVVEFLTRKWEREHDYRLKKSLWAFMDNRIAVRFEYEWHDAAGQWFRSHGNENWEFAENGLMQRRFASINDQPIAEADRKFRWER, from the coding sequence ATGGAATCACGTCCTCCGCTGCCGCCCTTCACCCTTGAGACCGCCCTGAAGAAAGTCCAGGCCGCCGAAGACGCCTGGAACACGCGCGACCCGGTTCGCGTGAGCCTGGCCTACACGCCCGACACCGAGTGGCGCAACCGCGCCGACTTCGTCAACGGCCGCGAACAGGTGGTGGAATTCCTCACCCGCAAGTGGGAGCGCGAGCACGATTACCGCCTGAAGAAGTCGCTCTGGGCCTTCATGGACAACCGCATCGCGGTGCGCTTCGAGTACGAATGGCACGACGCAGCCGGCCAGTGGTTCCGCAGCCACGGCAACGAGAACTGGGAATTCGCCGAGAACGGGCTGATGCAGCGGCGCTTCGCGAGCATCAACGACCAGCCCATTGCCGAGGCTGATCGCAAGTTCCGCTGGGAGCGCTGA